GACAGCCTCTTGCCCAAATAGCTTTCTCAGAAGGCATCCCTTTCGTTCGCTCCTGCTCCGTCTCCGACCCTTCTAAAAACTCCCTATGCTTGAATGTGAGACCCACCCTCCCAGCCCTTGGGGTACGAGCGAGGATGCATCCGCACATTCATTTTCGACTACGGCGAAAAACGCATAGGATGTTTTAAGAGGGAAACCCCGGAGACTCCCGCAATGCTCACTCCAAGGACACCTTCTTAGCCTGACAGAAATAAGAATGGTTTTGGGACAACCTGCTGTAAAGACTACAATATTCTTGATAGCGGGAACATCTTCCCTGAGCACAACTCACGGAGTGACCGGGAAACCATTGTTGGGTGAAGCAGAGCGTACCCTTTTTAATCAAAAGAATTCCTCGAAGCTCAGCTTCGGGGTTTCCCAATTATTCCCTCCCCCTTGAGGGGGGAGGGTTAGGGAGAGGGTGATTTTATGCTTCATTTCACCCTCTCCTTCATCCCCTCCCGTCAAGGGAGGGGAGATGTTAGATACCTTGCAGCTTGCTGCGGGGTAATTCATTAAGAAAAAGGGATGATGTGCAGGCCTGAACATCTTCAGGTAGCCTCCGCCCTTGCACATCAAGCGATGCAAGCCTTACAATGGTCGGGAGAGTAGTGCGAAAGTGCGAGGGGATGTGTTCCCGCTTATCTTTATACACCATCCTTAAATAAATGAGGGTGAAATAAATGCCTTTTTTATTGCAAATTTATCATTTTTTCCTGATAATAGTTGTCATGAAAAGATGGTTTGTGGTAAACACAAAACCAAAAAATGAGGACAGGGCTGCAGGCAATTTTTTGAACGGTGGCTTTGATGTCCTTGCTCCCAAGCTAAGACTGAGGAAGTATAAAGAGGGCAGATTCATGTATTTTATTGAACCGATGTTTCCCGGTTATATATTTGTGAAGTTCCATCCTGTTGATGATTATCACCTTGTAAAATACACGAGGGGGGTAAAGACGATAGTAAATTTTGGTGGGAAGATTATACCCCTTCAGGAGGAGCTTATTGATTTTATAAAGGCGAGGCTTGAGAATGGCGTGGCCACCGTGGAGAAAAAGGGATTTAAAAGAGGAGAAAAGGTTCTGGTGAAGGATGGTCCCTTCAAGGGTTTTAGCGGTATATTTGAGAAGGAACTGGGTGGAAAAGAGCGCGTTGCGATACTCCTTGATGGTGTAAATTACTATGCAAAAGTGGAAATAGACAGGGACCTTATTGCCAACATTTCATGAACAATTGAATAAAAGGGTCTTATTCACAATCTTCATACTTTCAGTCTGGTTATTGTTCGGTGGTTTTAAATTAAAGAACTATTACCAGCCGCCAAAAGAGACTGCATACCTTACTGCCACATACATAGAGAAGGTCGGTGTCCAGGAACATAATTACGGGATTTATATGCGGGATACACGGATAGGATACATGAAGAGGCTGATGCTGCCAACAAACACAGGGTATAAGATATTTGAAGAAGGGGTGATGAGGATAAGCTTCCTCGGAGAAAAAAGAGAGATCCGAATGAACATGTACAGTGATATGGATAAAGAATTCCGTCTGAGAAGCTTTGTTTTCCAGATAAGCTCGGACAAGGATAATGTGAGTGTGAAAGGGGAAATGGAAGGCAGTAACATTGCAATCTCTTTTTTAACAGAGGGGAAGAAGAATGTGTACAGGATTCCCATGAAGGAAAGACCTATCATCCCGTCAGCCATTGTTCCCTACATGGTGAAATCAGGCTTCAATAAAGACAAAGCGATGAAGATATCAATCTTTGACCCCTCTACGATAATGGGTTACAGTGCAGATATTGACCTCCTTGGATGGGAGAAGATCAGCATAGAGGGCGAGGAGATACGTGTCTTTCATATGAAAACCACCTTTAAGGGGATTGAGGTCCATGGATGGGTGGATGAGTCAGGGACCATTGTGAAGGAATTGAGTCCTATAGGCCTTATTGTTCAGAAGGAAAAGGAGAAAAAGGAATCTGACTACTTTGATGCAAACCTCCTCGCATCGGTTGCGACAATCGGGCGGATTGAGAACCCGAAAAATACTTCTTTCATGAAGATTAAGATAGAGGCAAAGAAGGAACTGATAGATGTGTTGAAAAGATATTATCCCGTGAAGGAGAATATTCTTGAGATTGAGAGGGGCAATCTGTCCCATGTGAAGCTCAATCCAGCCTCCTTTCTTGAACCATCTCCCTTTATAAATAGCGATGATACGGCGATACGTTCCTTTTTGCCAAACATTATAAGGTCTAATACCCAGGAGATTGATAAGGTTCACTCAATAATGGTATGGGTGCACAAAAACCTGAAAAAGACGCCAACCTTTTCCATACCCCTTGCGAGGGATGTTTTTATGAAGAGGGCAGGTGATTGTAATGAGCATGCGGTGATTTTTGCTGCCCTTGCAAGGGCGGCACATATTCCGTGTGTAATTGCCTCAGGTAT
This window of the Pseudomonadota bacterium genome carries:
- a CDS encoding transglutaminase-like domain-containing protein — translated: MNKRVLFTIFILSVWLLFGGFKLKNYYQPPKETAYLTATYIEKVGVQEHNYGIYMRDTRIGYMKRLMLPTNTGYKIFEEGVMRISFLGEKREIRMNMYSDMDKEFRLRSFVFQISSDKDNVSVKGEMEGSNIAISFLTEGKKNVYRIPMKERPIIPSAIVPYMVKSGFNKDKAMKISIFDPSTIMGYSADIDLLGWEKISIEGEEIRVFHMKTTFKGIEVHGWVDESGTIVKELSPIGLIVQKEKEKKESDYFDANLLASVATIGRIENPKNTSFMKIKIEAKKELIDVLKRYYPVKENILEIERGNLSHVKLNPASFLEPSPFINSDDTAIRSFLPNIIRSNTQEIDKVHSIMVWVHKNLKKTPTFSIPLARDVFMKRAGDCNEHAVIFAALARAAHIPCVIASGMVYNNDNFYYHAWNLVYIENKWVDVDSTFNQFPADATHIILALGDISDSIEIMQFLRNIKINILDTK